Proteins encoded within one genomic window of Patescibacteria group bacterium:
- a CDS encoding sugar transferase, whose protein sequence is MKKLELWFTALLPVLDFVAVFLSILVAKNLRTTLDILPLDQTRVQINNYHFLIWYLPILIFFYAFHRLYILSETRKSGQQLIRVVSATSTTIMIMLMVVLFGRTPFIENRYENWFTWSNNISLLTIVYFWIASIIVTFGVRLVYRFLLNLLLEEGIGQKRVLLIGNTKVAKTIIDTTSREKSRGLKVIGVLKTVSNTDHHIEMKCVGTLADIDDAIAKLKPDIIIQADPDLDDELMIDVIDRTNELRLDFIFAPNLFEVLSSNVQAENIGGVPLLALRRTPLDGWGKIFKRAMDIVGSLLLLIILSPVILVTAILVKLQDLGPIFFSHDRISRGKPFKMYKFRSMVKNAEKLEDKLRQQSNERGDGPLFKMKHDPRVTPLGRFLRASRIDEIPQLVNVLFGKMSLVGPRPHLAKEIANYQKHHRKVLAIKPGMTGMAQISGSSDLSFEEEVRLDTYYIEHWSLWADIAIIIKTPWMIIFKDRSGC, encoded by the coding sequence ATGAAAAAACTTGAATTATGGTTTACCGCTCTCTTGCCTGTGCTCGATTTTGTGGCTGTTTTTTTAAGCATCTTGGTAGCCAAAAATCTGCGTACTACTTTAGACATTTTGCCGCTTGATCAAACTCGGGTGCAAATAAATAATTATCATTTTCTAATTTGGTATCTGCCGATACTGATCTTTTTTTACGCCTTTCACCGTTTGTATATCCTTTCTGAAACTCGTAAGAGCGGCCAACAACTAATTCGAGTAGTTTCAGCTACCTCTACCACCATTATGATTATGCTGATGGTGGTGCTGTTTGGACGTACGCCTTTTATCGAAAACCGCTACGAAAACTGGTTCACTTGGTCAAATAACATCTCTCTTTTGACCATTGTTTATTTTTGGATCGCCTCAATCATCGTTACATTTGGCGTTCGGCTGGTTTATCGTTTCTTACTCAATTTGCTTTTAGAAGAAGGGATTGGGCAAAAACGAGTTTTGCTAATTGGCAATACCAAAGTGGCAAAGACAATTATCGACACTACATCGCGTGAAAAAAGCCGCGGTTTAAAAGTGATTGGCGTACTTAAAACCGTCAGCAACACCGATCATCATATTGAAATGAAATGCGTTGGCACGCTGGCAGATATTGATGATGCCATAGCTAAACTTAAGCCCGATATCATCATTCAAGCCGATCCAGATTTGGATGATGAATTAATGATTGATGTAATAGACCGAACCAACGAGCTTAGGCTTGATTTTATTTTTGCTCCAAACTTATTTGAGGTGCTATCTAGTAACGTTCAAGCCGAAAACATTGGTGGGGTACCACTGTTAGCGCTGCGCCGCACACCTCTTGATGGTTGGGGCAAGATTTTCAAGCGCGCAATGGACATTGTAGGCTCTTTGCTGTTGTTAATCATTTTATCGCCGGTAATTTTGGTTACGGCAATTTTGGTTAAGCTTCAAGATTTGGGGCCAATATTTTTCTCGCATGATCGCATTTCACGCGGTAAACCGTTTAAGATGTATAAATTTAGATCGATGGTGAAAAACGCCGAGAAACTAGAGGATAAACTACGCCAACAGTCTAATGAGCGTGGCGATGGTCCGTTGTTTAAGATGAAACATGATCCTAGAGTAACACCACTCGGTCGATTTTTACGGGCCAGTAGAATAGATGAAATTCCTCAGCTAGTGAATGTGCTGTTTGGCAAAATGAGCCTAGTTGGGCCGCGTCCGCACTTGGCAAAAGAAATTGCCAATTACCAGAAACATCACCGTAAAGTGCTAGCTATAAAACCGGGGATGACCGGTATGGCGCAAATTTCCGGTAGCTCCGATTTGTCTTTTGAAGAAGAAGTGCGTTTAGACACTTATTACATCGAGCATTGGAGCTTGTGGGCGGATATTGCCATCATCATCAAAACCCCATGGATGATCATATTTAAAGATAGAAGCGGGTGTTGA
- a CDS encoding SufD family Fe-S cluster assembly protein: MDNRCYINGKRKSAMLNQAVVKKSQQISVIESRFSSQPESVDMSFVVEESAGFKLWIITNCSINLEVVMAGQNATADVRIIGIGQNGDVLSIKTRQIHQSPLTTSNLEYRSVLSDQSASEFDGLIEITANGQQSVAYQKNSNLLLSPGAKAASKPFLQILTNDVKCTHGATTGPLNQDQINYLLCRGLTLDQARRELILGGLYSAAEMFANNRSRNRVSKIINQVSQTQFSDA; encoded by the coding sequence TTGGATAACCGTTGTTATATAAATGGAAAGCGAAAAAGTGCAATGCTGAATCAGGCGGTGGTTAAAAAGTCGCAACAGATTTCGGTTATCGAATCGCGATTTTCGAGCCAGCCAGAGTCGGTCGATATGTCTTTTGTTGTCGAAGAAAGCGCCGGTTTCAAGTTGTGGATTATCACTAATTGCTCAATCAATCTTGAAGTGGTGATGGCGGGTCAAAATGCCACGGCCGATGTGCGAATTATCGGGATTGGACAAAATGGAGACGTGCTATCTATTAAAACACGCCAGATTCACCAAAGCCCGCTTACTACATCAAATTTGGAATATCGGTCGGTGTTGTCAGATCAAAGCGCTTCCGAATTTGATGGTCTAATCGAAATAACAGCGAATGGGCAACAAAGCGTAGCATACCAAAAAAATAGCAATTTACTGCTATCGCCAGGGGCAAAGGCCGCGTCAAAACCGTTTTTACAGATTTTGACCAATGATGTAAAATGCACGCACGGTGCTACCACCGGGCCGCTAAATCAAGATCAAATAAATTATTTATTATGTCGGGGGCTAACGCTGGACCAAGCTAGGCGCGAGTTAATTTTAGGTGGATTGTATTCCGCCGCCGAGATGTTTGCCAACAATAGAAGTAGAAACAGAGTGAGTAAAATTATTAATCAAGTTAGTCAAACACAGTTCTCGGACGCCTAG
- the sufB gene encoding Fe-S cluster assembly protein SufB yields the protein MKSAVKYQTPKGLTAETVKAISRRKNEPKWMLDFRLKSYTQFLAKKLPIWAQSKLIDEINFDQITYYLSTSDKPQNSWDDVPDDIKQTFDKIGIPQAERQFLAGVSAQFESEVVYHHIKKELDDQGVIFCDMDTGLREYPEIVKKYFASVVPANDNKFSALNSAVWSGGSFIYVPKNTKVRLPLQAYFRINAESFGQFERTLIIADEGSDVHYIEGCTAPVYSTYSLHAAVVELIALPGSHIRYTTVQNWSKNIYNLVTKRAFVYENAFVEWVDGNLGSRLTMKYPSVYLLGNGAKGDILSIAYAGKDQYQDAGAKAIHLANNTSSTIISKSISKDGGRTSFRGTVNVGRGYSGVKNRVRCDALLLDDRSRSDTYPTIKVAEPTAFVEHEASVSKIGDAQLFYLTSRGLSESAAASLIVNGFISQFTKELPFEYAIELNRLIDLEMEGSVG from the coding sequence ATGAAAAGCGCAGTTAAATACCAAACACCAAAAGGACTTACCGCCGAAACGGTTAAGGCTATTTCGCGTCGCAAAAATGAGCCAAAATGGATGCTAGATTTTCGGCTTAAATCTTACACTCAATTTTTAGCCAAAAAACTCCCAATTTGGGCACAAAGTAAACTAATTGACGAGATTAATTTTGACCAAATCACCTATTATTTGTCCACATCTGACAAGCCGCAAAACAGTTGGGACGATGTTCCAGACGATATCAAGCAAACATTTGATAAAATTGGTATTCCGCAAGCGGAACGCCAATTTCTGGCCGGCGTATCGGCGCAATTTGAATCCGAAGTGGTTTATCATCACATCAAAAAAGAGTTAGATGACCAGGGAGTGATCTTTTGCGATATGGACACGGGTTTAAGAGAATATCCCGAAATCGTCAAAAAATATTTTGCGTCTGTTGTTCCGGCAAATGACAACAAATTTTCCGCCCTAAATTCGGCGGTGTGGTCGGGAGGCAGTTTTATCTACGTGCCTAAAAATACCAAAGTGCGCTTGCCGTTGCAGGCATATTTTCGCATTAACGCGGAAAGCTTTGGCCAGTTTGAGCGCACGTTAATCATCGCAGATGAAGGAAGTGATGTTCATTATATAGAAGGGTGCACCGCGCCGGTATATTCCACGTATTCGCTTCACGCCGCGGTGGTGGAACTAATCGCGTTGCCCGGTTCACATATTCGCTATACCACAGTGCAGAATTGGTCCAAAAACATCTACAACTTGGTGACAAAACGGGCATTTGTGTATGAAAATGCGTTTGTAGAGTGGGTGGATGGCAATTTGGGCTCGCGGTTAACGATGAAATATCCGAGCGTGTATTTGTTAGGTAACGGGGCAAAAGGTGATATTTTGTCCATTGCGTATGCAGGCAAAGATCAGTACCAAGATGCCGGCGCCAAGGCAATCCATTTGGCAAACAACACCTCATCAACAATAATTTCCAAATCGATTTCAAAAGATGGCGGCCGGACCAGCTTTCGCGGGACGGTAAACGTTGGTAGGGGGTATAGCGGAGTTAAGAACCGAGTTCGATGCGATGCATTGCTGTTAGACGATCGATCACGATCAGATACGTACCCCACCATCAAGGTTGCCGAACCAACGGCGTTTGTGGAGCACGAAGCGTCGGTGAGCAAGATTGGTGACGCTCAACTTTTCTATCTAACTAGTCGAGGATTGTCAGAAAGTGCGGCCGCGTCTCTGATCGTCAACGGATTTATTAGCCAGTTTACCAAAGAATTGCCGTTTGAATACGCCATTGAGTTAAACCGGTTAATCGATTTGGAAATGGAGGGCTCAGTTGGATAA
- a CDS encoding cysteine desulfurase family protein — translation MKNPIIYLDNAATTKIDDRVLAEMMPYLTNQYGNASSMHQLGSEAREAVESARDKCAKILNCSPDEIIFTSGGTESDYLALVGVMSDESKRSELIVSQIEHPAVLSTAENLLKRGFTVKYLPATAEGIVEVSTLVNTISDKTKFVSVMYANNEVGSVQPITDLATISHQSGAIFHTDACQAAGYLNLDVKKLGVDLLTLNGSKIYGPKGVGLLYVKNEVDFSPVMTGGGQENHRRGGTENVAGIVGLAKALEIAQANCQTESKCISGLHDQLKDQLLKMPNTLVVGSESNHVPHILNIKFADVDAQNLIHALDQRRICVSAGSACSATSTDPSHVLLAMGISYQDAFTCIRFSLGRFNTSDEIKKVAESIKSILKLD, via the coding sequence ATGAAAAATCCAATAATTTATTTAGATAACGCGGCGACAACTAAGATCGACGACCGTGTTTTAGCCGAAATGATGCCGTATCTGACAAATCAGTATGGCAACGCTTCGAGTATGCACCAACTTGGATCCGAAGCTCGCGAGGCGGTGGAATCAGCACGCGATAAATGCGCCAAAATACTTAATTGCTCGCCAGATGAGATCATTTTTACCTCCGGAGGTACCGAAAGCGATTATTTAGCGCTGGTAGGAGTAATGTCGGACGAATCGAAACGTAGCGAGCTGATCGTGTCACAAATTGAACATCCGGCTGTTCTGTCGACTGCCGAAAATTTACTTAAACGCGGATTTACGGTCAAATACTTGCCGGCAACAGCCGAGGGAATAGTGGAAGTGTCTACGTTAGTGAACACGATAAGCGATAAGACTAAATTTGTCTCGGTAATGTATGCCAATAACGAAGTTGGGTCGGTGCAGCCGATTACTGATCTCGCTACGATATCGCATCAATCCGGCGCTATTTTTCATACCGATGCTTGTCAAGCGGCTGGTTATCTAAATCTTGATGTCAAGAAACTAGGCGTGGACTTGCTTACGCTAAACGGATCAAAAATTTACGGTCCCAAAGGGGTTGGATTGCTTTATGTAAAGAATGAGGTTGATTTTAGTCCGGTAATGACCGGTGGCGGGCAAGAAAACCATCGCAGAGGTGGCACCGAAAACGTCGCCGGCATTGTGGGATTGGCCAAGGCGCTCGAAATTGCCCAGGCAAACTGTCAAACTGAGTCTAAGTGCATTTCCGGTTTACATGACCAATTAAAAGACCAGCTGCTAAAAATGCCGAATACTTTAGTTGTGGGCTCAGAAAGCAACCACGTGCCTCATATTCTAAATATCAAATTTGCTGACGTCGATGCCCAAAACCTAATTCATGCTCTAGACCAACGTAGGATTTGCGTTTCGGCCGGCTCGGCGTGTAGCGCCACGTCCACCGATCCATCGCATGTTTTGCTGGCGATGGGTATATCTTATCAAGATGCTTTTACGTGCATTCGGTTTAGCTTGGGGCGGTTTAACACGTCAGACGAGATCAAGAAAGTTGCCGAGTCAATTAAATCTATTCTCAAATTGGATTGA
- a CDS encoding Ig and FN3 domain-containing protein, producing the protein MHKKYFSRSMTSLVLLGFVLVLSIAGMILSKSTKVMADTYTYCSNDGTTDGNNISTAYDVVVSQHTYADPATPTSFSGDVRIDILDRNLSIVANAMASVESIVFSKVTISGSQYDHCVATSNAFDYVDKYHGSVHVTAKLITELTAYGANGTAKAKVVNASSGSVLFEVPEELAVNSGAVSMYQVTPFTITSPTSGQTLTSSTVTISYTSTKMAPTYHAHYSIDSGTEYTDSTLNGSYQITGVANGSHILRGRLERTSNNSRVAYSDVYVAFSVNAPAQGTAPSISSHPSSVTVTAGQTATFSVSASGTAPLSYQWQKNSANVSGATSSSYTTGVLSTSDSGSKYKCVVTNAYGNATSNEATLTVNAVVGSDSTPTPTPTPSTAASSNTGNNNTGNTGTSNTGTSATAAPQVVVANTPAPQVGVSAGTGAAPATPVSFINVPSSLTAEDFPGDQGGNTTLKWKASTSSTINGYMVYRSTTDQTKDFVNVAKTEKTVLQYIDTKADVGTTFYYFVRAYKGTSESKSSNTVSFASVDNLAPGIPVNLAVTSYSKSIIKLSWTADIDADLSGYILNINDASGANIETVKLEKSVTSYNLTLADHAKLKLATDYQFTLQATDNHNNTSNPSTAVTASFKEAPVVVPTETKTQAQKLLTPTNLSIGGGATLIIISVVGWLIRRRLTRLP; encoded by the coding sequence ATGCATAAAAAATATTTTTCACGATCTATGACATCGCTGGTGCTTTTAGGATTTGTTTTAGTTTTATCGATTGCCGGGATGATTTTATCAAAAAGTACCAAGGTGATGGCTGATACTTACACATATTGTAGCAACGATGGCACCACAGACGGCAATAATATTTCCACTGCATACGACGTAGTGGTTTCTCAGCATACTTATGCCGATCCGGCTACTCCCACATCTTTTTCGGGAGACGTAAGAATTGACATATTGGATCGAAATTTGAGTATCGTAGCCAATGCTATGGCAAGCGTGGAGTCAATTGTTTTTAGTAAAGTTACCATTAGCGGCAGTCAATATGATCATTGCGTGGCTACTAGTAATGCTTTTGATTACGTTGACAAATATCACGGGAGCGTTCATGTTACAGCAAAGTTAATTACTGAGCTGACTGCGTATGGGGCAAATGGAACCGCTAAAGCAAAAGTCGTGAACGCTAGTAGTGGTAGTGTTTTGTTTGAAGTCCCGGAAGAATTGGCGGTAAACAGTGGTGCGGTTAGTATGTATCAGGTGACGCCTTTTACCATCACTTCTCCAACCAGTGGCCAGACTCTAACCTCTAGTACGGTCACAATAAGCTATACTTCCACTAAAATGGCTCCAACATATCATGCTCATTATAGTATAGATAGCGGTACCGAATATACCGATTCCACATTAAATGGATCATACCAAATCACCGGTGTGGCTAACGGCTCACATATATTGCGTGGGAGATTGGAGAGAACGTCTAATAACTCCAGAGTAGCGTATTCAGACGTCTATGTAGCTTTTTCAGTTAATGCTCCTGCGCAAGGTACCGCGCCATCTATTTCATCTCATCCATCTAGTGTAACTGTAACCGCTGGGCAAACCGCTACATTTTCAGTTTCTGCGTCGGGCACGGCGCCGTTGTCATATCAGTGGCAAAAAAATAGTGCCAACGTTTCGGGGGCAACTAGCTCGTCATATACTACCGGTGTTTTATCTACCTCGGATAGTGGTAGTAAATATAAATGCGTAGTTACTAACGCTTACGGCAATGCTACCTCCAACGAAGCAACTCTAACGGTGAATGCGGTGGTTGGCAGTGATTCTACCCCAACCCCTACTCCAACTCCAAGTACAGCCGCCAGTAGCAATACCGGAAATAATAACACCGGTAATACCGGTACTAGTAACACGGGTACAAGCGCAACTGCCGCGCCTCAAGTTGTAGTAGCCAACACCCCAGCACCTCAAGTTGGGGTATCTGCTGGTACCGGTGCTGCTCCAGCTACTCCGGTATCATTTATTAATGTACCATCTAGTTTAACTGCAGAAGATTTCCCCGGAGATCAAGGCGGAAATACTACTCTAAAGTGGAAGGCATCTACCTCATCTACTATTAACGGTTATATGGTTTACCGTAGTACTACAGATCAAACCAAAGATTTTGTAAACGTAGCTAAAACTGAAAAAACAGTATTACAGTATATCGATACTAAAGCAGATGTTGGTACTACATTTTATTACTTTGTTAGAGCATACAAAGGTACCTCTGAATCAAAAAGCTCTAATACGGTTAGTTTTGCTTCAGTAGATAACCTAGCTCCGGGTATTCCGGTTAACCTAGCTGTTACCAGTTACTCAAAATCTATCATTAAACTATCTTGGACTGCAGATATCGATGCCGATTTATCTGGATATATTTTGAATATTAACGATGCGTCGGGTGCAAACATAGAGACGGTAAAGTTAGAGAAATCCGTTACTAGCTACAATTTAACACTGGCAGATCATGCTAAACTCAAACTAGCCACAGACTACCAGTTTACTCTACAAGCTACAGATAATCACAATAACACTTCAAACCCATCCACGGCTGTTACCGCGTCATTTAAAGAAGCTCCTGTTGTAGTTCCAACTGAAACTAAAACTCAAGCCCAGAAACTACTTACCCCGACCAACTTGTCAATCGGTGGTGGAGCTACGTTAATCATAATCTCAGTCGTTGGTTGGCTAATCCGCCGCCGGCTAACCCGATTGCCGTAA
- a CDS encoding DUF5655 domain-containing protein, whose amino-acid sequence MWQCKHCRERFVEKPEHHLCVTDELSGYFRGRRTLLQPLFQNMLAKLNRFNGITVQPFDQLIAIKSSQPFAYVHIGDGSIDVFVDLPQDKPISPNLKSANRLQVGKTSHYFTIKSVADLTPDIMHALMWAKEKVDYQQNE is encoded by the coding sequence ATGTGGCAGTGCAAACATTGTAGAGAACGCTTTGTGGAAAAGCCCGAACATCACCTGTGCGTAACCGACGAGTTAAGCGGGTATTTCCGAGGGCGGCGCACCTTACTGCAACCGCTATTTCAAAATATGCTCGCTAAGCTAAATCGCTTTAACGGCATTACGGTGCAACCGTTTGATCAGCTTATTGCGATAAAATCCAGCCAGCCGTTTGCATATGTACATATTGGTGATGGTAGCATCGACGTTTTCGTAGATCTTCCACAAGACAAGCCGATATCACCCAACCTTAAATCAGCAAATCGGTTGCAGGTGGGAAAAACCAGCCATTATTTTACAATTAAATCTGTTGCCGATTTAACCCCAGACATAATGCACGCCTTAATGTGGGCAAAGGAAAAAGTGGATTATCAGCAAAATGAATAA
- a CDS encoding ferredoxin: protein MSNNNKPISRTDGVTVEIDREACIGAASCVTIAGAVFELDDEQKAIIIDANGEDLDTIIQAAQSCPTDAIIVKDKDGNQLWP, encoded by the coding sequence ATGAGTAATAATAACAAACCAATTTCTAGAACCGATGGTGTAACGGTCGAAATTGATCGCGAAGCTTGTATTGGTGCAGCCAGTTGCGTCACTATCGCCGGTGCGGTTTTTGAACTAGATGATGAGCAAAAAGCAATCATTATTGATGCAAACGGCGAAGATCTAGACACTATCATTCAAGCGGCACAAAGTTGTCCTACCGACGCCATTATCGTTAAAGATAAAGACGGCAACCAGTTATGGCCATAA
- a CDS encoding DUF5679 domain-containing protein, with the protein MEGYCVKCKAKREMQGATQITMKNGKPASTGTCGTCGTKMFKIGKA; encoded by the coding sequence GTGGAAGGATATTGCGTTAAGTGCAAAGCCAAAAGAGAAATGCAAGGTGCAACTCAAATTACCATGAAAAATGGCAAACCAGCTTCAACCGGAACTTGCGGAACATGTGGCACCAAAATGTTTAAAATTGGCAAAGCATAA
- a CDS encoding iron-sulfur cluster assembly scaffold protein, translating into MSNDIYQQELLDLAQFPTGADRIKNPDVEIERSHLSCGDKIKLQAKVALGKLKVSCQVDGCLICQASASLMCREVNGKSRNETQKLISDVDQVLKGSNPPDSLISLSGVAQFPNRHGCAWLPWQGLSDCISKLDKLA; encoded by the coding sequence ATGTCAAATGATATCTATCAACAAGAATTACTAGATTTAGCCCAGTTTCCAACCGGCGCGGATCGAATAAAAAATCCGGATGTTGAAATTGAGCGGTCGCACCTTAGCTGCGGTGATAAAATTAAGCTTCAGGCTAAGGTCGCTTTGGGTAAATTAAAGGTGTCATGCCAAGTTGACGGATGTCTAATTTGCCAAGCTTCGGCATCGCTAATGTGTCGTGAGGTTAATGGCAAAAGTCGAAACGAAACTCAAAAGCTAATTTCTGATGTCGACCAAGTCTTAAAGGGGTCTAATCCGCCAGACAGTTTGATTAGTTTAAGTGGCGTAGCTCAGTTCCCAAATCGCCATGGGTGCGCTTGGTTGCCTTGGCAGGGGTTGTCAGATTGTATATCAAAATTGGATAAATTGGCTTGA
- the sufC gene encoding Fe-S cluster assembly ATPase SufC, whose product MLKINNLSVNASDKKIIENLSLEIEAGEVVAIMGPNGSGKSTLVSSIMGSPNYDCSAGRIIFNHKDLTKLSADKRSALGIYVASQHPIEIPGLTVASMLRAAVKNHPHLKVTAASFRSNLISALNSVGLDQSYANRAVNDGMSGGEKKRLELAQALVLQPKLLILDEIDSGLDVDALHLVADVINQYRAPDRAIIIITHYQRLLDLVKVDRVLVMQDGAIVRIGGADLSQKVNSTGFSEINK is encoded by the coding sequence ATGCTAAAAATAAATAATTTATCTGTAAACGCCAGTGATAAAAAAATTATTGAGAATCTGTCGCTTGAAATTGAAGCAGGCGAAGTGGTGGCGATAATGGGGCCAAACGGTTCAGGCAAAAGCACGCTGGTATCTTCCATTATGGGCTCGCCAAATTACGACTGTTCTGCTGGGCGAATTATTTTTAATCATAAAGACCTCACCAAATTAAGTGCAGACAAACGATCTGCACTGGGGATATATGTGGCATCGCAACATCCCATAGAAATTCCGGGGCTAACCGTGGCTTCAATGCTGCGGGCCGCGGTTAAAAATCATCCTCATCTTAAAGTAACTGCCGCCAGTTTTCGGTCAAATTTAATTTCGGCGCTTAACTCGGTTGGTTTAGATCAAAGCTACGCTAATCGTGCGGTAAACGACGGGATGTCTGGAGGCGAGAAAAAGCGGTTGGAATTGGCGCAAGCATTGGTATTGCAGCCAAAATTATTGATCTTAGACGAAATTGACTCCGGGTTAGACGTAGATGCACTTCATCTGGTTGCCGACGTTATTAACCAATACCGTGCACCTGATCGAGCAATTATTATAATTACCCACTACCAACGCTTGCTAGATTTAGTCAAAGTTGATCGGGTGTTGGTAATGCAAGACGGAGCGATTGTCAGAATCGGTGGTGCGGATTTATCGCAGAAGGTAAATAGCACTGGGTTTAGTGAAATTAATAAATAA
- a CDS encoding metal-sulfur cluster assembly factor, whose translation MLSKVVDPELNINIVDLGLIYGAEVTDRHVKITMTLTTPFCPYASSLIQEVKDQLNKNNYSNVEVVVVFDPIWDPSIMASQEVKDLLGIW comes from the coding sequence ATGCTTTCAAAAGTTGTTGATCCCGAACTAAACATCAACATTGTAGATTTGGGACTAATTTATGGTGCCGAAGTGACAGATCGCCACGTTAAAATCACCATGACCCTTACCACGCCGTTTTGCCCGTACGCATCTAGCCTAATTCAAGAAGTGAAAGATCAACTAAACAAAAATAACTATTCTAACGTGGAAGTAGTGGTGGTTTTTGACCCAATTTGGGATCCTTCAATAATGGCCAGTCAAGAGGTCAAAGATCTGCTGGGGATTTGGTAA
- a CDS encoding Rrf2 family transcriptional regulator: MLKLSKKQDYALVLMSKLSNSSHPISLNVVAGEANLPLSILRQLANKLRQAGLISSKEGVGGGYWVAVDPKTISFAQIITAVDGPIALTDCASCQNKGCQTSPQVRKINAEIIEKLHSIKLDKLD; the protein is encoded by the coding sequence ATGTTGAAACTCTCCAAAAAACAAGATTATGCGCTGGTGCTGATGTCTAAATTATCAAATTCTAGCCATCCAATTAGCTTAAATGTGGTGGCAGGGGAAGCGAACTTGCCGTTATCAATATTGCGACAATTAGCTAACAAATTGCGTCAGGCTGGATTGATTTCGAGTAAAGAAGGTGTGGGAGGGGGATATTGGGTGGCAGTTGATCCAAAAACCATCAGTTTTGCCCAAATAATCACCGCCGTTGATGGGCCGATTGCGTTGACCGATTGCGCCAGTTGTCAAAATAAAGGGTGTCAGACATCTCCTCAAGTGAGAAAAATAAACGCGGAAATTATTGAAAAATTACATTCAATCAAATTGGATAAATTGGATTGA
- a CDS encoding cysteine desulfurase, whose product MKKQFPYFKSNPSSAYLDSAATSQKPKSVLAKMDAYYQKNNANTGRGVSTAGNLASQILADNRQIVADFIGAGDAKSIIFSKNCTESLNLVAFGFARNILKLGDIILVSRGVHHANLMPWQVIAKQTGAELVAIELNQFGQIDLDDLAKKLSKKVKIVAVGHVSNVLGHQNPVEQIVKMSHQFGAKVVVDGAQAVGHMPVDVTKLDADFYAFSAHKMYGPTGIGVLYGRVELLEQMSPLIYGGGMISEVTFDWFELTKLPHRFEAGTVDVAGVVGLGEAIRFINKIGLNKIQQHDRDLVDQLISNLAEIPAVEVYGKNQLSLVSFNIKNVHPHDLAHVLDENKITVRSGKHCAMPLSDHLRLPGTVRASFGIYNDSSDVDKLIAAVKTAVDKLYVK is encoded by the coding sequence ATGAAAAAACAATTCCCCTATTTCAAATCTAATCCATCTAGCGCTTATTTAGATTCGGCAGCCACATCGCAGAAGCCCAAGTCGGTTTTAGCGAAAATGGACGCATATTATCAAAAAAATAATGCCAATACCGGTCGCGGAGTCTCTACGGCTGGGAATCTTGCCAGTCAAATTTTAGCTGATAATCGTCAAATTGTAGCAGATTTTATTGGTGCAGGGGACGCAAAATCGATTATTTTTAGCAAAAATTGTACCGAATCACTAAATTTGGTGGCGTTTGGCTTTGCTAGAAATATATTAAAACTAGGTGATATTATTTTGGTTAGCCGCGGTGTGCATCATGCTAACTTGATGCCCTGGCAAGTGATCGCAAAGCAAACTGGCGCTGAGCTGGTAGCAATCGAGCTTAACCAATTCGGTCAAATAGATTTGGACGATTTAGCCAAAAAGCTATCTAAAAAAGTCAAAATTGTGGCTGTGGGGCATGTTTCAAATGTTTTGGGTCACCAAAATCCAGTTGAACAAATCGTTAAAATGTCGCACCAATTTGGTGCAAAAGTGGTGGTTGACGGCGCGCAAGCGGTTGGGCATATGCCGGTTGACGTGACCAAACTTGATGCCGATTTTTATGCGTTCAGCGCGCATAAAATGTATGGGCCAACCGGTATTGGCGTCTTGTACGGTCGCGTAGAACTACTTGAGCAAATGTCTCCGTTGATTTATGGCGGTGGGATGATTTCTGAAGTAACGTTTGATTGGTTTGAGCTAACAAAATTGCCACATCGATTTGAAGCGGGCACAGTGGATGTTGCCGGGGTGGTTGGTTTAGGTGAAGCAATTCGGTTCATCAATAAAATCGGTTTGAATAAAATTCAACAACATGATCGTGATTTGGTAGATCAATTAATATCAAATCTGGCCGAAATTCCAGCAGTGGAAGTGTACGGCAAAAACCAGTTGTCGCTTGTCTCATTTAATATTAAGAACGTACATCCTCACGATTTAGCTCATGTTTTGGATGAGAACAAAATCACAGTGCGTTCGGGAAAGCATTGTGCCATGCCGTTGTCAGATCATCTGCGTTTGCCGGGTACGGTTAGAGCCAGTTTTGGGATATATAATGATTCGTCTGATGTGGATAAATTAATCGCTGCGGTTAAAACTGCGGTGGATAAATTGTATGTCAAATGA